The following nucleotide sequence is from Desulfurobacterium indicum.
TAGAGCATTATGCGGGACTTTTCCCTCTCTGGCTTGCCCCGGTTCAGGCTGTAATTATTCCCATAAGTGATAAGTATATGAACTATGCTGATGAGGTTTATAGAAAGCTTAAAGAAGCAGGAATAAGAGTGAAGCTTGATGATGAAAGCGGAAAAGTAGGGTTTAAGATACGAAAGGCAGAAGTTCACAAAATCCCATACATGCTTATAGTGGGGCAGAAGGAGCAGGAGAGCAGAACAGTTTCTGTTAGAAGTAAAAAAGAGGGAGATGTAGGTTCAATGCCCCTTGATAAACTTGTTGATAAGCTAAAATTTGAGATAGAAAACAAAATTTGAAGGAGGGAGCCATAAGTAAGAAAGTAGAAAAAACAAGGGTTAACGAGGCTATCAGAGCAAGAGAAGTTCTTGTTATCGGTGCTGAAGGTGAAAAACTTGGAGTGATGCCGGCTCTTAAGGCACTGCAACTTGCCAAAGAGCAGGGGCTTGATCTTGTTGAGGTAGCACCGAACGCCAAACCACCAGTTTGCAGGATTATGGATTACGGTAAGTATAAATACCAGCAGCAGAAAAAGGCACAGGAAGCAAAGAAGAAGCAGAAAGTTATAGAAGTGAAAGAAGTAAAGCTCAGGCCGAGGACTGACGAGCATGACATAAACGTCCGTATAAAACAGACACGGCGTTTCCTTGAAAAGGGCAATAAGGTAAAAGTTGTTATTATGTTTAGAGGAAGAGAACAGGCTCACCTTGAGCTTGGATATGCTCAGCTTGATAAGATTTATAAAGCTGTTGATGATATTGGCCAGATAGAAAGGAAGCCGAAAAAAGAAGGTAGAGATATGTTTATGATACTTGCTCCGAAAAAGGATAAGAAATAATAATTCCAGAGCCGGTTTAATACCGGCTCTTTTTGTGGAGATAATATGCTGCGCATCAGGCACTTAAGCCTTAAAGGATTTCTCTCTCATAAAAATACCGATTTGCCGTTTGAGGATGCTTCATACATTATTTTAGGTTCAAACGCTTCAGGAAAAACAAGCCTCCTCCGGGGTATTTTTTTCGGTCTTTTCGGAGAAGATATAGTTTTTGGCAGGCGAAATTTAATTAATCTTGTTAATCGGGAGAAAACGTCGGCTGAAGTTACTCTCTCTTTTCTTACAGGTGGACGGGAATATACCGTTATTAGGAAAATTACTCCAAAAGGTAATCAGTCTGTTGAGCTATATAGAGATGGTATCAAACATGCTACCGGTGTTAAGGTTTGCGAAGAGGTTTTAA
It contains:
- the infC gene encoding translation initiation factor IF-3, with protein sequence MKEGAISKKVEKTRVNEAIRAREVLVIGAEGEKLGVMPALKALQLAKEQGLDLVEVAPNAKPPVCRIMDYGKYKYQQQKKAQEAKKKQKVIEVKEVKLRPRTDEHDINVRIKQTRRFLEKGNKVKVVIMFRGREQAHLELGYAQLDKIYKAVDDIGQIERKPKKEGRDMFMILAPKKDKK